One genomic segment of Streptomyces liangshanensis includes these proteins:
- a CDS encoding M18 family aminopeptidase — translation MSTSARFDRGHTDDLMSFLAASPSPYHAVANAAERLEKAGFRQVAETDAWDGATGGKYVLRGGAIIAWYVPEGALPHTPFRIVGAHTDSPNLRVKPLPDTGSYGWRQIAVEIYGGTLLNTWLDRDLGLAGRITLRDGTNRLVNIDRALLRVPQLAVHLDRSVNSDGLKLDRQRHMQPIWGLGEPEEGDLIRFVAEETGVEAEDVTGWDLMPHAVERPSYLGRDKELVAGPRMDNLLSVHAATAALAAVAGPGAGSLPHIPVLAAFDHEENGSQSDTGADGPLLGTVLERSVLSRGGTYEDRARAFAGTVCLSSDTGHAVHPNYSDRHDPTHRPRPNGGPILKVNVNMRYATDGSGRAVFAAACEKAGVPWQSFVSNNSMPCGTTIGPITAARHGIQTVDIGVAILSMHSARELCGADDPYLLANTLVAFLGD, via the coding sequence ATGAGCACTTCCGCCCGCTTCGACCGCGGCCACACCGACGACCTCATGTCCTTCCTCGCCGCCAGCCCTTCGCCGTACCACGCGGTGGCCAACGCTGCGGAGCGGCTGGAGAAGGCCGGGTTTCGGCAGGTGGCGGAGACGGACGCCTGGGACGGCGCCACGGGCGGGAAGTACGTCCTGCGGGGCGGCGCGATCATCGCCTGGTACGTGCCGGAGGGCGCCCTGCCGCACACCCCGTTCCGGATCGTCGGCGCGCACACCGATTCGCCGAACCTGCGGGTCAAACCGCTGCCGGACACCGGGTCGTACGGCTGGCGGCAGATCGCCGTCGAGATCTACGGCGGCACGCTGCTCAACACCTGGCTCGACCGCGACCTCGGGCTCGCGGGCCGCATCACCCTGCGCGACGGCACGAACCGGCTCGTGAACATCGACCGCGCGCTCCTGCGGGTCCCCCAACTCGCCGTCCACCTGGACCGGTCGGTCAACTCCGACGGGCTCAAGCTCGACCGCCAGCGCCACATGCAGCCGATCTGGGGACTGGGCGAGCCCGAGGAGGGCGACCTGATCCGCTTCGTGGCCGAGGAGACCGGCGTCGAGGCCGAGGACGTCACCGGCTGGGACCTGATGCCGCACGCCGTCGAGCGCCCCTCGTACCTGGGCCGCGACAAGGAGCTGGTCGCGGGCCCCAGGATGGACAACCTCCTGTCCGTGCACGCGGCGACGGCCGCCCTGGCCGCGGTCGCCGGCCCCGGCGCGGGGTCCCTCCCGCACATCCCGGTCCTCGCCGCCTTCGACCACGAGGAGAACGGGTCGCAGTCGGACACCGGCGCGGACGGCCCCCTGCTCGGCACGGTGCTGGAGCGCTCCGTCCTCTCCAGAGGCGGTACGTACGAGGACCGCGCCCGGGCCTTCGCCGGTACGGTCTGCCTGTCGTCCGACACGGGCCACGCCGTGCACCCCAACTACAGCGACCGCCACGACCCGACGCACCGGCCTCGCCCCAACGGCGGCCCGATCCTCAAGGTCAACGTCAACATGCGCTACGCGACGGACGGCAGCGGCCGCGCGGTGTTCGCCGCGGCCTGCGAGAAGGCGGGTGTGCCGTGGCAGTCGTTCGTCTCCAACAACTCGATGCCGTGCGGCACGACGATCGGCCCGATCACCGCGGCCCGGCACGGCATCCAGACCGTCGACATCGGCGTGGCCATCCTCTCGATGCACAGCGCCCGCGAGTTGTGCGGCGCCGACGACCCGTACCTCCTGGCCAACACCCTGGTCGCGTTCCTCGGCGACTGA
- a CDS encoding acyl-CoA dehydrogenase — protein MGHYKSNLRDIEFNLFEVLGRDKLYGTGPFAEMDVETARSVLGEIARLAENDLAASFAEADRTPPVFDPETHTAPVPAAFRKSYQAFMDAEYWRLGLPEEIGGTTAPRSLIWAYAELVLGANPAVWMYASGPAFAGILFEEGNEAQKKVAALAVERQWGSTMVLTEPDAGSDVGAGRTKAVQQDDGTWHIEGVKRFITSGEHDMSENILHYVLARPEGAGPGTKGLSLFLVPKYEFDWETGELGERNGVKATNVEHKMGLKASNTCEMTFGDGRPARGWLIGDKHDGIRQMFRIIEFARMMVGTKAIATLSTGYLNALEYAKERVQGPDLAQFMDKAAPKVTITHHPDVRRSLMTQKAYAEGMRSLVLYTASVQDEIAAKETAGEDVKGLAGLNDLLLPIVKGYGSERSYEQLAQSLQTFGGSGYLQEYPVEQYIRDAKIDTLYEGTTAIQGQDFFFRKIVRDQGQALNTLSEEIKKFLAVSTGGTDLAPARDALAKAAVDLEAIVGRMLADLTATGEDVRNIYKVGLNTTRLLMASGDVVVGYLLLRGAAVAAEKLETAAAKDVAFYQGKIAAAKFFAANVLPQVSAARTLAEAVDNSLMELPESAF, from the coding sequence ATGGGGCACTACAAGTCGAATCTCCGCGACATCGAGTTCAACCTCTTCGAGGTCCTCGGGCGCGACAAGCTCTATGGCACGGGCCCGTTCGCGGAGATGGACGTGGAGACGGCCAGGAGCGTCCTCGGCGAGATCGCCCGCCTCGCGGAGAACGATCTGGCCGCGTCCTTCGCCGAGGCCGACCGCACCCCGCCCGTCTTCGACCCCGAGACCCACACCGCCCCGGTCCCGGCGGCCTTCAGGAAGAGCTACCAGGCGTTCATGGACGCCGAGTACTGGCGCCTGGGCCTGCCCGAGGAGATCGGCGGCACGACGGCCCCCCGCTCCCTGATCTGGGCGTACGCGGAGCTGGTCCTCGGCGCCAACCCGGCCGTGTGGATGTACGCGTCGGGCCCGGCCTTCGCCGGCATCCTCTTCGAGGAGGGCAACGAGGCCCAGAAGAAGGTCGCCGCGCTCGCGGTCGAGCGGCAGTGGGGCTCCACCATGGTCCTCACCGAGCCGGACGCGGGCTCGGACGTCGGCGCGGGCCGCACGAAGGCCGTCCAGCAGGACGACGGCACGTGGCACATCGAGGGCGTGAAGCGCTTCATCACGTCCGGCGAGCACGACATGTCGGAGAACATCCTCCACTACGTCCTCGCCCGCCCCGAGGGCGCCGGACCCGGCACCAAGGGCCTGTCCCTCTTCCTCGTACCGAAGTACGAGTTCGACTGGGAGACCGGCGAGCTGGGCGAGCGCAACGGCGTCAAGGCCACCAACGTCGAGCACAAGATGGGCCTCAAGGCCTCCAACACCTGCGAGATGACCTTCGGCGACGGCCGCCCCGCCCGCGGCTGGCTCATCGGCGACAAGCACGACGGCATCCGCCAGATGTTCCGCATCATCGAGTTCGCCCGGATGATGGTCGGTACGAAGGCCATCGCCACGCTCTCCACCGGCTACCTGAACGCGCTGGAGTACGCCAAGGAGCGCGTCCAGGGCCCCGACCTCGCGCAGTTCATGGACAAGGCCGCGCCCAAGGTCACCATCACGCACCACCCCGACGTGCGCCGCTCGCTCATGACGCAGAAGGCGTACGCGGAGGGCATGCGCTCCCTCGTCCTGTACACCGCGTCGGTGCAGGACGAGATCGCCGCCAAGGAGACCGCGGGCGAGGACGTCAAGGGACTCGCGGGCCTCAACGACCTGCTGCTGCCCATCGTGAAGGGTTACGGCTCCGAGCGGTCGTACGAACAGCTCGCGCAGTCGCTCCAGACGTTCGGCGGCTCCGGCTACCTCCAGGAGTACCCGGTCGAGCAGTACATCCGGGACGCCAAGATCGACACCCTCTATGAGGGCACCACCGCCATCCAGGGCCAGGACTTCTTCTTCCGCAAGATCGTCCGCGACCAGGGCCAGGCGCTGAACACCCTCTCCGAGGAGATCAAGAAGTTCCTCGCCGTCTCCACCGGCGGTACGGACCTGGCGCCGGCCAGGGACGCGCTCGCCAAGGCCGCCGTCGACCTGGAGGCGATCGTCGGCCGCATGCTGGCCGACCTCACCGCCACCGGCGAGGACGTCAGGAACATCTACAAGGTCGGCCTCAACACCACCCGCCTGCTGATGGCTTCGGGCGACGTGGTCGTCGGCTACCTGCTGCTGCGCGGCGCGGCGGTCGCGGCGGAGAAGCTGGAGACGGCGGCGGCGAAGGACGTGGCGTTCTACCAGGGCAAGATCGCGGCGGCGAAGTTCTTCGCGGCGAACGTGCTGCCCCAGGTGTCCGCGGCGCGCACGCTCGCGGAGGCGGTGGACAACTCCCTGATGGAGCTGCCCGAATCGGCGTTCTGA
- a CDS encoding SseB family protein — protein sequence MYGYDQTPGAQQQYAHPQQQPQQPMGGVGVGGYGEQPLYPEPSPPSLGDAVRAFTTGSLSAEDFQQIFATSKVYCPRGDNPGFLALHNTQQPVIPMFSTLKELRRYAGKESKYFVITGAEVIDLLPTGYGFVLDMEGDHRMVFDAKAVEQMVDFAMRRMYG from the coding sequence ATGTACGGCTACGACCAGACCCCGGGCGCTCAGCAGCAGTACGCGCACCCGCAACAGCAGCCGCAGCAGCCGATGGGCGGTGTCGGTGTCGGCGGGTACGGCGAGCAGCCCCTGTATCCGGAACCGTCACCTCCGTCTCTGGGTGACGCCGTGCGGGCGTTCACGACGGGGTCGTTGTCGGCCGAGGACTTCCAGCAGATCTTCGCGACGTCGAAGGTCTACTGCCCCCGTGGCGACAACCCGGGGTTCTTGGCGCTGCACAACACGCAGCAGCCGGTGATCCCGATGTTCAGCACGCTCAAGGAGCTGCGCAGGTACGCCGGCAAGGAGTCGAAGTACTTCGTGATCACGGGCGCGGAGGTGATCGACCTGCTGCCGACGGGCTACGGCTTCGTGCTCGACATGGAGGGGGACCACCGGATGGTGTTCGACGCGAAGGCGGTCGAGCAGATGGTGGACTTCGCGATGCGGCGGATGTACGGCTGA
- a CDS encoding DUF6458 family protein, whose translation MGIGGCIALIGVGAILTFATDWHSDSVNLDLVGLIMMAVGIIGIATFTSIARRRRAVVAPTVVQQDDRRGF comes from the coding sequence ATGGGCATCGGCGGATGTATCGCACTCATCGGCGTGGGCGCCATCCTCACGTTCGCGACCGACTGGCACTCCGACAGCGTGAACCTCGACCTGGTCGGGCTGATCATGATGGCGGTGGGCATCATCGGCATCGCCACCTTCACCAGCATCGCCCGCCGCAGGCGCGCCGTGGTAGCCCCCACGGTGGTCCAACAGGACGACCGCAGGGGCTTCTGA